In Halotia branconii CENA392, the genomic stretch GTATCCACGGCGCAGAGTTGTGGGCAAGTGATGGTACAAAAGAAGGCACTGTCTTGGTCAAAGATCTTAACCCTGGTAGTAACGATTCTTTTGTCAAGAACGACGAATATTATCTGTTTTTTGAACCCGAACTTATCAACTTTAAAGATACCCTCTATTTCTTTGCCAACGACGGTACAAACGGTTATGAGTTATGGAAAAGTGATGGTACTCAAGCTGGTACTGTTTTAGTCAAAGATATTAATCCTGGTAGTTTTGGTTCATTTGCCCCTCAAGACTTCAATTACAACATATTTCCACCCAATCTGACCGTTGTTAACGACATCCTTTATTTTGCTGCCGATGACGGTACCCACGGTATAGAGTTGTGGGCAAGTGATGGTACAAAAGAAGGCACTGTCTTGGTCAAAGATGCAATACCTGGGGCTGATAGTTTTTATCCCTCTGATTTGACTAACGTTGATGACATTCTTTATTTTACTGCTGATGACAGGGTGAATGGGAGAGAGTTATGGGCATTGAACACTAATACAAGTCCATTCATCTCTACAGTCAGCATTACTGCCACCGATGCCAATGCTACTGAAGCTGGTAGTTCCCCTAGTATGTTGCGTATCAGTCGTACTGGCGATACTAATATCGCTTTAGCTGTCAAATATACCATTAGCGGTACTGCTATCAACGGCAGCGATTACACCCAACTCACTGGTATTGCCGGTATTGCCGTTGGTCAATCCTTTGTAGATATTAACATCACACCTGTAGATGATGACTTGGTGGAAACCAGCGAAACCATTATTCTCACCCTTACTACAGGAACTGACTACGATATAGATGCATCAAAAATATCTGCCAGCGTCATGATCGCCGATAATGACTTGAATATCATCAACGGTGGTAATAGTCGTGACCCATTAACTGGTACTGATGACAGCGATCGCATAGTTGGTGGTACTGGTGGCAAAACAATCACAGGCGGTACTGGCAATGATGAATTTGTTTACACTGATATTCGTGAAGTCGGCCACCGCATTACTGATTTTACTGTTGATAGTGACAAAATCGTTTTAACTCAACTGCTCGATAGCCTAGTTTCTGGTGGTTATAACGGCAGTGATGCATTTGCTGATGGTTATGTACGAGTGGTGCAAGGCAGCACTACTAATAGCACCATTCTTCAAATTGACCGTGATGGTCTCACAGGTTCGGCAGTTTTTAGACCATTCATTCAGTTGGACAATGTTACCCCACAGGCAATGAATAATATTAATAACTTTGTCTTTTAACCTAGTATCTCCCAAAGTCGGGACTTCCACCAATCTTAGCTTCCCCTGGGGAGGCGATCGCTGATGACCAAGGGCGGGAATTTGTCACACCGCCTGCTTTTGTTGTCGATAGAGATAAATCGGAGCGCAAATATTTGAGTATTTGTACCGACTGGAGTAATCATTCTACGGCTTGGCTCATACGTCATCGCTTGGGATTAAGAACGGTGCTGACGGATTTGATGGATGGGATTGAGGTGACAGGATCTGAAGCGATGATTGAGGCGATCGCAGATTTCTCCAAATGTACTGAAGTATCGGCAACGGCAGCGCGAAGAAAAGGAAAGAAGACGGCAGTAAGAACAGGAACAAAATGCGGCTTATGCGGCGAGGATGCAGACGCAATATGGAGTTAGTACGATTAGACCTTCATCTAATCTTTCGTCCACACCCCCCAATAATGGAGATGGAAGTAATAATTGGGGGGGTATGGACACAACCCATAGCATCAGTAACACATGGTGTCAGCGAGTTAAATATTATGCTCAGTTAGTTGCCCAGAAGGTACAATGCGGGGTGGGTATGGTACAACAAATACTCAGTGCGTTGACGAGTGATGAAAGGTGGGGGGTCAATCCAATTCGCAATTATAAATTCGCAATGTGCTAAACGCCCCGCTACCTCTAACGCAATTTATACAGTGGGGGCTTTGACTCCAAGGATGAAGCAATTGACAATTACGTTCACAATTGCGAATTGCGTTAGCGCAGCGTTAGCGAGTCTTCGAGCGTCACTGCGAATTGCGAATTGCTTGGTGATGGTTGAGTTTGAGGAGGTTTGCCCCGATGGGTTTGCTCAACTGGTGGCAGCTGCGCCTGAATGGGTTGCGTGGATGGGGTGATTTCCCTTTGCTTGCCACATAGCAGTTTCCTTGCTCCCAAGATTAGAGATTAGAATGCGCTTGCCGTCAGGTGGACATTAAAATTCGTATCCCATTGCTACCCAATAATGCCAGTCAGCTATGACTTGGGCAGTTTCTTGGTCAACATCAATGGGATTAATTTCAGATAGACGTGCGGAAAAAATATCGTCAAGGGTTCCTTCTTGGTATCGCACTTCTACGAACATATCGTGGGAACAATCATCTCCTACGGACATTTCTACAACTTCAACATCCCTTCCTTCAGGACGTTTGCGGGTTGTCCATTTTGCTTTGAAGGGGAAGCTCATGTTTTCGGCAAGGTAATAGTACCATCCAATTGCTCGTTCTTCTTCGTCGTATGCATCGACTACGACTTCCATGTCAATGCGTTCTTCTCGGTTTTCGTCTCGTTCCATCTGTGACATGGGTTTTCTTCCTTGTTTGAGCCTTGTAGTTATTAGAAAGTTTACAAAATCTTTGTACGTAAAAAAACTTTGGTAACAAATCAAAATTGGCTTTACTTGAGAGGACTTGTACTAGGCAAGAGTTATTGCCTTCAAACACGCTGATCAAAGTGTGCGTTATTTTCGGGAATAAATTGTGTAGGTTAATAATTGCCGTCTTACCCAACACTGGTATCCCTTGCTAAAACTTAAGTTTTCCGGTTTGAACAATTTCACTCACGGTTATTGGGTTTAAGAAAAGTTATTTCATAAGGGACTTAAGTGCTTTTTTTTGTGAAGAATTAGCAATTTTTAGTGCTTGTTGAAGATGTTCATCGGAGTTATAATCGACATGTTTTCTTACAAGTTCGACAATATTTTGAGCGTACTCTTCTGGCTTAGCAATCGCAGCGAGTGATTTGAAATAATAAGGTAGAACCCTATTCCAGTCAACACCTACCTGCCAAGAACCTGCCTCATCCGCGAAGAAAATGATGTCGTCACGACATTCATCAATCTCATCAAGAAGATTGATAAGCATCTCAAAAGCCTCTCTTATTTCAGTTAAATCCCCAGTTTCGCTTTCATCTATGCAACGTTGCATCAAGCGTTGAAATTCGGCAATAAAATTAATAGTGCCACGAGAAAGATCCATAAAATTGTGTGAATTAACTTGAAAATCCTCGTAGTAAACACCAGACATACTTTCTTCAAAAAAGATGCGGACTTCAACAAGTAATACCTGCTCAGAAGTCTCATCGACTAGGTTCAACGAATCAGGGTCGAAGAAATTCTCGATCAACTCAGACAAATGCTCTTGTGGTATTAGTTCTACTGCTCGATCTAGAAGTGATAGTAGATCTTCAGTTTTAAGCTCAGTACGAATTTTCTTTCTAAGAACTCGTATATTTATAGGCATACAGTTTTAACCTCATAGAGTGGAATGTGTCACAAATAAACTTTGAAACCATTGCTAGGATTGAGTAGGCATAGGAGAGAGGAAGAGTTGATTTATGAGTCTGATTCAAAGTTTATTGAGTTACCAAGCTTTTAACTACTACTCAAGTACAATTACAACAAATAACACTAAAGTAGTATGACAAAATCTAATAAAACTTACTGGAATCCATTGATTTTAGAAAACAGAGAAAAATGGCAAGCGATCAAAGGATTGGAAAAAATTGCCGAAGAACTGACCCTCAGCATAGATGAAGAAACTGGCGAATACACTCGTTTAACTCGATTTTACCCTGGTGCAGATACCACTTCTTTTGGTGCGAAAAGCCATCCTTATCCTGAAGAGATTTTTGTAGTTAATGGTCGTCTTTATGACCAAGCTTTTGATATGTGGTTAGAGAGCGGACATTATGCTAGTAGACCACCCGGTGAGATTCATGGGCCATTCAAGAGTGACATCGGGTGTGTTGTACTGGAAATATCTTTTCCTCATCGTACTTAGAAGTAAGTATTTTTTAATACTCATGATTCAGCAAGAGTTTAATTTCTGCTCTATCAAGCTATGACTGAAAAACGCGAAAGAGCAGACCAAGACAGCCCTTGGAAAGAAATTTTAGAAGCATACTTTCCTCAAGCAATGCAATTTTTCTTTCCACAAACATCTGCATTAATTAACTGGGAACTTCCCCACCAATTCCTTGATAAAGAATTTCAACAAATCGCCCGTGATGCAGAACAAGGAAGAAGATATGCAGATAAATTAGTTAAAGTTTGGCAACATCAAGGAGAAGAAATTTGGCTATTAATTCATGTAGAAATACAGGCAAAATCAGAAGACATTTTTGCACAGAGAATGTTTTCATACAACCTACGGATTTTTGACCGTTTTGCCAAACCAGCTATTAGTCTCGCTATTTTATGTGATACAGACCCGACATGGCGACCAAATCAATACAGTTATAATTACCCTGATACAAGGCTTAACTTTGAATTTGGAATAGTCAAGCTGCAAGATTACCAAACCCGTTGGACAGAATTAGAAATTAGTGATAATCCTTTTGCGACGGTGGTAATGGCACATTTAAAAACACAACAAACCACTAAAAAACCTCAAGAACGCAAAACCTGGAAATTCAGCTTAATTCGTCGATTGTATGAGCAAGGTTTGCAAGAAAAAGATATTCGTAACCTTTATCGTTTTATAGACTGGGTTATGATTTTACCAAAAGCATTAGAAGTCGAGTTTTGGCAAGAGTTCACACAATTTGAGCAGGAGCGTACTATGAGCTACATTACCACAGGGGAGCGCATTGGTTACGAGCGAGGAAGAGAGGAAGGTAAACAAGAAGGTGAGCAAAGTCTTGTGCTACGACAACTACAAAAACGGGTTGGGGATTTACCAGAAGATGTCCGGGTACATGTTCAAAATTTACCCATAAACCAATTGGAGGAACTTGGTGAAGCATTATTAGACTTTACAGCTATTGAAGACTTGTTTAACTGGTTAGCAGCCAATCAACTAGAGTAGAAAGTTTGACACACAATCTTCCCCAAATATTAGATGAAGCTGTCCAAGGCTGGAAAGGGCTGAAGCTGAGATTGCAGAACGGGTTGGGTAGCACGGGTCGATTCTACCAAGAACTTGTCTCTAAAGTTGGCAAGGCTGTTGTTTAAGAGTTAATTTCTCAATTAACAGTATGAAGTGACTGATTATCACATCGTGTTGAAGTAGGTGCAACACAGCTATGAGATAATGCTCTTTTGCAGAAAACTTATGACTGCCCTTTATATTCAAGACGAAACCGAGTTCGATATGCTCCTTGAGGGCGAATCGCTATTTGTAGTAGATTGCACTGCTACTTGGTGCGGCCCGTGCAAACTTATTGCCCCCTTGATAGATAAACTGGCATCAGAGTACAGCACTCGTGCCAAAGTCTTCAAGCTAGACCTCGATGCCAACCAACCTGTTGCTAAACGATTTGGTATTCGTAGTATTCCCGCCGTCATGATCTTTAAGCAAGGCGAGTTAGCAGAAACGATGGTCGGTGTTAAACCTTACGAAGAATTTAGCAGCACTCTCGATAAATATTTGGCTTGATTATCACAGATGAGTCACAGCATTTTAGCTAGCGTTTGCCTTTGATAACAACTTTGAATCCCAAGTATAAAGTCCTATTTCTCCAGGCACTCTTGAGAACCGCCCTGTACGATGTCCTCGTGATAATTCTTTTAGCACCTTGGATTTAATCTGATTGAATTGTTGAGTATCAACTTCTCCACATAATCCATTTATCACTTCAGCTATAGTGAATGTTTTACCTGGATTTTTTTGCAACAAACAGCTTATGGCATCAATCAGAACTTTTCCTGAAAATTCTTCAACCATTGGGAGCGAATTGGTTTGTGCTGCTGGTGAAGGTTTGTTGTTTTTACTCTGCTTAGAACTACTACTACGATTGGTGTTGAGCAATTTTAAATCAAGCGTGTAATACCCAGGTTTCCCAGGAACAAGCCACCATTTACCTGTTTCTCTACCGCGAGTCAGCGTTGATTGGACTCTGCCTTTTACTACTTTGAAAATATCTGGCTCCAACTCACCATAAAGCGATCGCATGATCAAACTTATGTGACATACACCTCCAGCATGTTTCTGCAATATTTTTAGAATCGCTTCAGTGCGATTTAGAGATTGATATTCCGGCAACATGGGAATTTCCGACCACAAGAGCGATTTTTCTTGAGATTCTTCTGGTGTATCTTGCTCTGTAGATAGTGACTCTGGTGAATCGTCGTCCTCTTGTGATGCTGAAGTTTCTGGTACAGAATTAGTCAGCTCCAACAATTCCAATGGTGGTTTAACAACGGCAGCACTGTTTACTGGTAGCATCTCGATATCTGGAAATTCCTCGGATGAAGTCTCTACTTCTAAATCGTTTATTTCATCAGAATCTACCAAGTTATCAGACGGCTCTGGGGTGCTAGTGTCATCTTCAAAGGGCAAAGTTTCTAAGCTGAAAGCTACTGGTTCAGTTACCTCGTTTGTATAACCCCAGCCAGATAACAATGCTTCTACATGATGGAGATTTGATATCGCTTGTGTGTATAACTTTTCGTACTTTTCTACAATCGGAGCATAGTAATCTCGTAATTCCAATAGTGGAGCAACAAAAGCATCAGGAGGAGACGGTAATTTTGATTCACTATCCATAGATTTAATTTAAAAGGTAATCTTTAACAGCGTGTTGCTGACGGCTTAGAATACTGATTGCTTTGTTCTGGATTTGCCGAACTCGTTCTCGACTGAGGTTGAGTTGTCTACCAATCTGTCCCAAATTTAATTCTGGTTCTGAACCAAGTCCAAAGCGCAAAGTTAGTACTTGCTGCTGTATGGGTGTTAAAGATCCCAGCATCGCCGTCATGTCGTGGTGTAGACATTCCTGAACAATATGCTCATCTGACAAGCTGCTTTCGTCAGGTAAAATGTCTAATAACTCTGTATCTTTATTGTCTCCCACACGCAAATCTAAAGAAACTGGCTGACGTGATTTACTGAGGTATTCCCTGATCTGGCTTGGTTGCAAGTCTTATGTTTCAGCAATTTCTATCACGCTGGGGAGACGACCGAGTGTTTGAGTTAGTTCGCGCTGTACCTTCTTGATTTTGTTCAGCTTTTCGCTAATGTGAATCGGTATGCGAATAGTCCTTGATTGTTCCGCGGTAAGCGAAGCCATGCCGTTAGGCTTATCGCTCTTGTTATTCCTTGGGTAATCCACCAGTATGCGTATGTAGAAAGTTTGTAACCACGGTTAGGGTCGAATTTTTCTACACCGCGTTGCAATCCCAGCGCCCCTTCTTGAATTAAGTCTAGCAATTCCATGTTGCGGTTCTGATACTTTTTGGCAATCGAAACCACCAGCCGCAGGTTTGCTGTCACCATCTTTTGTTTGGCCCGTTGACCAAGCTTCAGGATTTGGGTTAACTCGGCTTCCGTTTTACCTATGTCCGCAGCTAATTCAGTTACAGTTGGTTGGCGGTGTAGTTCTTGTGCGAGTTCAACTTTGTGTTGCTCAATTACCATCATCTGCTGTACTTGTCGAGCGTAGGCTATTTCTTGGGAGCCTGTCAACAAAGGGAAGCGTCCGATGTCTTGCAGGTAGAGGCGAACTAGATCTGAAGTGGGGGTAGGCATAAAACTTAGATAGTTGTACTTCAGTAATTGAAGATATTAAGTAATTAAGTATACATTTAATCAAAAAACCTAAAAATTTATTTTTCTTTTATAACCAGTAAATTTCACACAATTTTTATTCTAATAATGCTTCGATTTGTCCTAACAACTTCTCTAAAGTTTTTGCTTTCTTTGGATCTTCCCAAGCCTTAGTCTGCTTAACACGCTGGTAAGCTTCCTTCATCCGATTAGGAAGAACAAGATGTTGAGAAGATTTAGTAGGCTTAATTGACTGAAGATAACTTCTGATGTCTCTAATTGAAAGGTTTTCTTCAATAGTTTTTGCCAGAAGTTCATGTCGTTGATCTTCGTCTTTTAGTTGAGCAATGACACGGGCTTTGGTATATTCTAGTTGTCCTTGGCGCAAAAATTCGAGAACATCTTTAGGTAAGTTAAGTAAAGGTAAGCGGTGACTGCGAAAGCTATCTGGAGTTACCCTTCCTATTATTCTAAAGATATGCTCTACGATTTCCCATTGGCTACGAACAACGTTGTTCGTAATTTCTGCTTTTTGTTTTTGGAGGTTAGAAATATGGTTGAGCAGAGAAATTACTTCTCCTTGAGAACATTCTAAACGGATGGACAGCAGCTG encodes the following:
- the trxA gene encoding thioredoxin; this encodes MTALYIQDETEFDMLLEGESLFVVDCTATWCGPCKLIAPLIDKLASEYSTRAKVFKLDLDANQPVAKRFGIRSIPAVMIFKQGELAETMVGVKPYEEFSSTLDKYLA
- a CDS encoding calcium-binding protein, which encodes MSQMERDENREERIDMEVVVDAYDEEERAIGWYYYLAENMSFPFKAKWTTRKRPEGRDVEVVEMSVGDDCSHDMFVEVRYQEGTLDDIFSARLSEINPIDVDQETAQVIADWHYWVAMGYEF
- a CDS encoding DUF4351 domain-containing protein, with the translated sequence MTEKRERADQDSPWKEILEAYFPQAMQFFFPQTSALINWELPHQFLDKEFQQIARDAEQGRRYADKLVKVWQHQGEEIWLLIHVEIQAKSEDIFAQRMFSYNLRIFDRFAKPAISLAILCDTDPTWRPNQYSYNYPDTRLNFEFGIVKLQDYQTRWTELEISDNPFATVVMAHLKTQQTTKKPQERKTWKFSLIRRLYEQGLQEKDIRNLYRFIDWVMILPKALEVEFWQEFTQFEQERTMSYITTGERIGYERGREEGKQEGEQSLVLRQLQKRVGDLPEDVRVHVQNLPINQLEELGEALLDFTAIEDLFNWLAANQLE
- a CDS encoding ParB/RepB/Spo0J family partition protein, whose product is MNLIKRSPEKWQDRFNMAKRRLSMADEMEFPNKTKQFLDLVGVTNNPQLTENESTEQFLLTTQIHLAAHQPRRYFSTQAMESLVVSIQEHGILQPLLVRPLESGNYELIAGERRYRAAQTLGMEEVPVIVRNLNDQDAFQVALLENLQREDLNPVEETEAILQLLSIRLECSQGEVISLLNHISNLQKQKAEITNNVVRSQWEIVEHIFRIIGRVTPDSFRSHRLPLLNLPKDVLEFLRQGQLEYTKARVIAQLKDEDQRHELLAKTIEENLSIRDIRSYLQSIKPTKSSQHLVLPNRMKEAYQRVKQTKAWEDPKKAKTLEKLLGQIEALLE
- a CDS encoding cupin domain-containing protein, whose translation is MTKSNKTYWNPLILENREKWQAIKGLEKIAEELTLSIDEETGEYTRLTRFYPGADTTSFGAKSHPYPEEIFVVNGRLYDQAFDMWLESGHYASRPPGEIHGPFKSDIGCVVLEISFPHRT